A window from Pseudomonas sp. Tri1 encodes these proteins:
- a CDS encoding ATP-binding protein, whose protein sequence is MKLAMKLRTRLFLSISALITVALLGLVLGLVSVMQMANTQEQSVRDNFILLDLGLKLRQTLGDQLMIMLDDKPDLAALEASKRQYFGLLEEGIAHEQGLASSIDNFTKAKADYIRFLEAFTASRQQPAQITAIQDLTEKFNVLRSGLIEGYRQALNNISETQNRARERALLISGLLGLVGLAVLIIGFITAHGIARRFGAPIEALAAAADDIGQGNFEVTLPISSAAELNLLTRRFGIMAQALREHQATNVDELLAGQQRLQAVLDSIDDGLLMIDRQGRLEHLNPVAQRQLGWDEERLGLGLGEALGRLELDEELHVVLRGGTQERAPDDLSIEVDGESRVLTYSLTPVSHTQGHILGAVMVLHDVTEQRAFERVRSEFVLRASHELRTPVTGMHMAFGLLQERVHFAEDSREADLLNTVNEEMQRLMQLINDLLNFSRYQNGLQKLTLGPCSIEDLLEAARLRFAAQAEAKGIELLVAIQGPLPHLHADAAQLDRVLDNLIDNALRHTGNNGQIRLQARRHGERVIISVEDNGEGIAYSQQGRIFEPFVQVGRKKGGAGLGLALCKEIVQLHGGRMGVYSRPGQGTQFYMALAV, encoded by the coding sequence ATGAAGCTGGCGATGAAGCTGCGCACCCGACTGTTTCTGAGCATCTCGGCCCTGATTACCGTGGCATTGCTGGGACTGGTGCTTGGCCTGGTCAGCGTGATGCAAATGGCCAACACCCAGGAACAATCGGTACGCGACAACTTCATCTTGCTGGACCTGGGCCTCAAGCTGCGCCAGACACTGGGCGACCAGTTGATGATCATGCTCGACGACAAACCCGATCTGGCTGCGCTGGAAGCGTCCAAGCGGCAATATTTCGGTTTACTCGAAGAGGGCATCGCCCATGAACAGGGGCTGGCCAGCTCGATCGACAACTTCACCAAGGCCAAAGCCGACTACATCCGTTTTCTTGAAGCCTTTACTGCGTCTCGCCAACAACCGGCCCAAATTACCGCCATCCAGGACCTCACCGAAAAATTCAATGTGCTGCGCAGTGGCTTGATCGAGGGATATCGACAAGCCTTGAACAATATCAGCGAAACCCAGAACCGCGCCCGCGAACGTGCGCTGTTGATTTCCGGACTGCTGGGGCTGGTGGGGTTGGCGGTGCTGATCATCGGTTTTATCACGGCCCACGGTATCGCCCGGCGTTTCGGGGCGCCGATCGAGGCGCTGGCGGCGGCAGCGGATGACATCGGCCAGGGCAATTTCGAGGTGACGTTGCCCATTTCTTCCGCTGCCGAGTTGAATCTTCTGACACGTCGCTTCGGAATCATGGCCCAGGCGTTGCGCGAACATCAGGCCACCAACGTCGATGAACTGCTCGCCGGCCAACAACGTTTGCAAGCCGTACTGGACAGCATTGACGACGGCCTGCTTATGATCGACCGCCAGGGCCGGCTGGAGCACCTCAACCCCGTGGCCCAGCGTCAACTGGGCTGGGATGAGGAACGCCTGGGCCTGGGCTTGGGCGAGGCGCTGGGACGCCTTGAACTGGATGAAGAGCTGCACGTGGTCCTGCGCGGCGGAACCCAGGAGCGGGCACCAGACGACCTGAGCATCGAGGTGGACGGTGAGTCGCGGGTGCTGACTTACAGCCTCACACCGGTCAGCCATACCCAGGGTCACATCCTCGGAGCGGTGATGGTGCTGCACGATGTCACCGAACAGCGCGCTTTTGAGCGGGTGCGCAGTGAATTCGTGTTGCGCGCTTCCCACGAACTGCGCACCCCCGTCACCGGCATGCACATGGCATTCGGCCTGTTGCAGGAGCGTGTGCATTTCGCTGAAGACTCCCGCGAGGCCGACCTGCTCAACACCGTCAATGAAGAAATGCAGCGGCTGATGCAACTCATCAATGACTTGCTGAACTTCTCTCGCTACCAGAATGGTCTGCAAAAGCTGACCCTGGGACCTTGTTCCATCGAAGATTTACTCGAAGCAGCCCGGTTGCGGTTCGCCGCGCAGGCCGAGGCCAAGGGCATCGAATTGCTCGTGGCGATCCAGGGCCCGCTGCCACACCTGCATGCCGACGCTGCGCAGTTGGATCGTGTGCTGGATAACCTGATCGACAATGCCTTGCGTCACACTGGCAACAACGGCCAGATCCGCCTGCAGGCCCGGCGCCACGGCGAGCGAGTGATCATCAGCGTCGAAGACAACGGTGAAGGCATTGCCTACAGTCAGCAGGGACGGATCTTCGAACCTTTCGTCCAGGTCGGACGCAAGAAGGGCGGTGCTGGCCTTGGCCTGGCGTTGTGCAAGGAGATCGTCCAGCTCCATGGCGGGCGCATGGGTGTCTATTCAAGGCCGGGGCAGGGCACACAGTTCTACATGGCGCTGGCGGTCTGA